The genomic stretch AAGGCCACCGTGACCTTCAAGGGCAGGGAGCCGCTGGTCGTGGAGGGGGAAGTCGTCAGGATAAAGGAAGACGAGATAGCGGTCTACCTCTCAAAGGGCATCCCGATCGAGCATATAAAGGAAGAGCAGAAGTACCTTAGCGAAAAGTACGGGAGGCCCTTGGAGACGTGCCCTGTCGACGAAGAGGGGGGAGAAGGGGGCGAAGGGGGCGAGGGTTAGAGGCTGTTTACCATGTATTGCTTGTCAGTACTTGTTCCGGCCGGGGGGGGCTCTTCCCGGCCGGTTTTTTTGTGCCTTCATCTTTATGACGCCCCGCGGAACTCCCCCTACATAAGCCACGCAAGAAGAAGCGGTATCGTAATGACGCTTATGAGCGTGCTCATGGCCACGGTGGAGGCTACGAACTCGCTCTCTACGTTGTAGCGTACGCTCAGGACGAAGTTTATCACGGCCGAAGGCATGGCCGAGGAGAGAAGCACCACCTTCCTCGTAACCCCCTCTATCCCCAGGAGCGTTACCATTATGTAGGCCGCCGCGAGCCCACCCCCGATGCGAATGGCCGAGGCGGCCGCGGCGAGCGTATAGTCCGAGAGCTTTACCGAGTAGAGCTGGTAGCCGAGGCTTATCTGCATAAGCGGTATGGTTGCGGCGCCGAGCATGTCGAAGGTGACGAGGACCGGCCCCGGCAGTTCCGTGCCCGTCAAATTTATGGCTATCCCGATAGCCGTGGCGTAGAGGAGCGGGAGCTTGAATATCTCTCCGAGCCCGCCGCTCCCCTTGGCCACGTATATCCCGAGCGTGTAGACGTAGATGCTGATGGCCACGTAGTAGAGTACAGCCGCGGCGAGCCCTTCGCTCCCGAAGGCCAGAAGCGCTATGGGCAGCGTCAGGTTCCCGGAGTTCATGAACATGGTGGAGAGGTAGAAGCCCCGCAGTCCGCGCCTGTCGCCCACCGGGTTGGTCGCCGAGAGGTAGGCGCGGCTTATGAGCGCCGTGCCGGCCACGACCC from Thermodesulfobacteriota bacterium encodes the following:
- a CDS encoding AEC family transporter; this translates as MPQAVEVLSVIFPVFSIIAIGYLFASFKKIELDSIMEVLLYVTIPALVISSLARKDIVVGDLTSVALAAAGVVAGTALISRAYLSATNPVGDRRGLRGFYLSTMFMNSGNLTLPIALLAFGSEGLAAAVLYYVAISIYVYTLGIYVAKGSGGLGEIFKLPLLYATAIGIAINLTGTELPGPVLVTFDMLGAATIPLMQISLGYQLYSVKLSDYTLAAAASAIRIGGGLAAAYIMVTLLGIEGVTRKVVLLSSAMPSAVINFVLSVRYNVESEFVASTVAMSTLISVITIPLLLAWLM